The genomic segment CTTCCAATGCTCGTTACGGAGTTACCGATGGTGACGGAGGTCAGACCAGTGCAACCATAGAACGCCCTACCTCCAATGCTCGTCACGGAGTTGGGGATGGTGACGGAGGTCAGACCAGTGCAACCAGAGAATACAGAACTTCCAATGCTCGTTACGGAGTTGGGGATGGTGACGGAAGTCAGACCAGTGAAATTACAGAACGCATAATTTCCGATTGATTTTACACTATCCCCTAATACATACTTGCCCACTTTAGTACCAAAAATATCCTCCAGCGAAGAAGATGAAGTATAATTCTTAGACGCAATGGCATTGCTGTTGATGGTGACGGATGTCAGACCGTTGCAATAAGCGAACGCTTGACTTCCAATGCTCGTCACGGAGTTTGGGATGGTAACGGATGTCAGACCGCGGCAACCCGAGAACGCTGACTTTCGAATGCTCGTCACGGAGTTTCCGATGGTGACGGATGTCAGACCGCTGCATCTCTCGAACGCATAATCTCCAATGCTCGTCACGGAGTTGGGGATGGTGACGGAGGTCAGACCACCGCAGTCATAGAACGCACGTTCTCCAATGTACGTCACGGAGTTGCCGATGGAGATGGAGGTCAGACCACCGCAGTCCTGGAATGTATAACTTTCAATGCTCGTCACAGAGTTGGGGATGGTGACGGATGTCAGACCAGTGCATCTCTCGAACGCACGTTCTCCAATGTACGTCACGGAGTTGCCGATGGAGATGGAGGTCAGGCCTTTGCAACCATAGAACGCATAATTTCCAATACTTCCATTATTTTCCACTTCTACATTTTTTATATAGGGGTTCGCGTAACAGAAATAAGAATTCACACTGTTGACAGTCATCGAAATTCCTCTATACAGAACTGTGCTCCCAATCTTTATACTTTCTACAGATGGATCATATGTGCAGTCTATCGCTTCGCAAGTCCGTGCTGTAACAGGCACATATTTGATACCATCCACTTCAAACATCGAAGTGAGATATGGGTAAACCATTTTCGAGGTATAAGAATCACTGGGTACATAATGTATATTGGCTCTCACGCCACTATAACCGCTCGGTGGTGTTGAAGGTAACCAAATCGCTTTCCAACCATCAAACACATCCGTTCCGATGCTCGTTACGGAGCTGGGAATGGTGATGGAGCCCAGACTGCTGCAACCATAGAACGCATTATCTCCAATGCTTGTTACGGAATTGCCGATAGTGACGGAAGTCAGACCGCTGCAGTCCTGGAATGTATAACTTTTAATGCTCGTCACGGAGTTGGGGATGGTGACGGAAGTCAGACCGCTGCAATTATAGAACGCAGACTGTCCAATGCTTGTTACGGAATTGCCGATAGTGACGGAAGTCAGACCGCTGCAATTATAGAACGCAGACTGTCCAATGCTCGTCACGGAGTTGGGGATGATCACGGAGGTCAGACCGCTGCAATTATAGAACGCAGACTGTCCAATGCTCGTCACGGAGCTGGGAATGGTGATGGAGACCAGACTGCTACACTTATAGAACGCATAGTCTCCAATTCTCGTTACGGAATTGCCGATGGTGAGGGAGGTTAGACCTTTGCATTCATAGAACGTATAGTCTCCAATGCTTGTTACGGAGTTGGGGATGGTGACGGAGGTCAGACCAATGCAGCCAGAGAACGCCTGATCTCCAATGCTTGTCACGGAGTTGGGGATGGTGACGGAGGTCAGACCAATGCAGCCAGAGAACGCCTGATCTCCAATGCTTGTCACGGAGTTGGGGATGGAGACGGAGGTCAGACCGCTGCAATAATAGAACGCAAAATCTCCAATGCTTGTCACGGAGTTGGGGATGGTGACGGAGGTCAGATCTTTGCAACTTGAGAACGCCCCATCTCCAATGCTCGTCACGGGATAAGTCGTTCCTTTATAGGTGACGGATTCAGGGATATTGACCACTCCCGAATATTTATTTGAATAGGATGAAGAGGATGAGCTGACTGCCAACTCCGTCTTATTGTTCGTGTACATGTAATAGATGGTCTTGCCATCTGCATTCTTAACCTCAATGTCATGGGCGAATGCATTTGCTCCAACCATGCTCATGAGCACAATGAGCAGAAATGTAAGTTTAAATTGTTTCATAGATATCAATATTTTAGTTACACATATCCTATTTGTAATTTTGATTTTAATATATCAAAATGATTC from the Prevotella sp. Rep29 genome contains:
- a CDS encoding leucine-rich repeat domain-containing protein; the protein is MKQFKLTFLLIVLMSMVGANAFAHDIEVKNADGKTIYYMYTNNKTELAVSSSSSSYSNKYSGVVNIPESVTYKGTTYPVTSIGDGAFSSCKDLTSVTIPNSVTSIGDFAFYYCSGLTSVSIPNSVTSIGDQAFSGCIGLTSVTIPNSVTSIGDQAFSGCIGLTSVTIPNSVTSIGDYTFYECKGLTSLTIGNSVTRIGDYAFYKCSSLVSITIPSSVTSIGQSAFYNCSGLTSVIIPNSVTSIGQSAFYNCSGLTSVTIGNSVTSIGQSAFYNCSGLTSVTIPNSVTSIKSYTFQDCSGLTSVTIGNSVTSIGDNAFYGCSSLGSITIPSSVTSIGTDVFDGWKAIWLPSTPPSGYSGVRANIHYVPSDSYTSKMVYPYLTSMFEVDGIKYVPVTARTCEAIDCTYDPSVESIKIGSTVLYRGISMTVNSVNSYFCYANPYIKNVEVENNGSIGNYAFYGCKGLTSISIGNSVTYIGERAFERCTGLTSVTIPNSVTSIESYTFQDCGGLTSISIGNSVTYIGERAFYDCGGLTSVTIPNSVTSIGDYAFERCSGLTSVTIGNSVTSIRKSAFSGCRGLTSVTIPNSVTSIGSQAFAYCNGLTSVTINSNAIASKNYTSSSSLEDIFGTKVGKYVLGDSVKSIGNYAFCNFTGLTSVTIPNSVTSIGSSVFSGCTGLTSVTIPNSVTSIGGRAFYGCTGLTSVTIGNSVTSIGSYAFWGCRGLTSVTIPNSVTNIGRSVFAGCTNITKLTSCATTPPICGTQALTDINKWDCTLIVPTGSLSAYQAADQWKDFFFIEESDVTAINRIYDDKVEGRIEGIYDLNGRKLERLQRGMNIVRMSDGTTKKVVIK